Part of the Syntrophotaleaceae bacterium genome, TGACACCCTGGACCATGATCTCATCCTTCGGAGCTTTCGCCGGAAGATCGCCGATGGCAGTATTCTGGGGTTGCTGCGGATGTTTCTGCAAAGTGGGGTGATGACCACGGAAGGGTGGCAGGCGAGCGAAGAAGGCAGTCCCCAAGGCGGGGTCATCAGCCCCTTCATCGCCAACGTCTACCTCGATGCCTTCGACCAGTTCATGAAGAGTCGGGGGTATCGAATCGTCCGCTATGCGGACGATATTCTGATCCTCACCCGCTCGAAAAGCGCGGCACACCATGCCCTCAAGGTGGCAAGAGAATACCTGGAAAGGGAGCTTCGCCTTACCGTCAATGAACAAAAAAGTCGCATCGTCTCCAGCTTCGAGGGCGTCAGCTATCTTGGCGTCACGATCCACACCAAGTACACCCGGATCAAGCGAGAGAAGGTGCGCGAGTTCAAGGACAAGGTGAAGAAAATCACCCAGCGCAACTCGCCAGTCAACCTGGCCAAGGTCATTGCCGACCTGAATCCGGTGATACGCGGGTTTGCCAACTACTTCCGAGTGGCCAACTGCCGCAAAGAGTTTGGAGCGCTGATGCAGTGGATCAGAAGGCGCCTGCGAGCCAAGCAGTTGAGACAGTGGAAAAAGCCCCAAAGGCTGCACCGCAGATTGAGACAGCTTGGCTATCAGGGGGAGTTCAAGGCAATAAAGATGAACTCTTGGTGCAATGCCGCCAGCAATCTGGCTAACTACGCCATTCCCAACAGCTATTTAAGGGAATTGGGTCTTTTTGAGATGGCTTCGGTACAAACCGGATACCTGCCTCAGGACTACTGAGAGAAAGAAAAGACAGGAGCCGTGTACGAGGCCCGTACGCACGGTTCTGTGAGAGGGATGAGGCGAACCTGATCAGTTCGCCTCACCCTACTCGATTAAAATAAACACCAAAAGCCTGTACCACAGTGCTCACAGGGCACAGAGGAAACCCGAGACTTACCATGTTGATGCATTTGCTAATTCGATTGGTCATGCCCGAAAGGGTCTATCGGGTATCCATGCTTTCAAGGACTAAAAGGCTGGATTCCCGATCAAAATCGCTTCGGGAATGACGTTGGTGAAAGCTTTGGATTGCATAAACAGAAAGGGCGGTCCCTTTGGGGAACCGCCCTTTCGAAAATTCTGGCAACTGGCTGATTTAAAAAATCAGAGGGACTTCAGTCGTTGCTGTGCCGTTTTGGCTTCCTCGGACATGGGAAACGAGCTGACCAGTTTCTGGAGGATCGCCTTGGCGCTCTGTTTGTCGCCCAGCGTCTGGAAGGTCAGGCCCTGTTTGAGCAGGGCGGAGGCGACCTTGGGATGGTCTCCGTACTTCTGGATGACGTCCTGAAACTGCAGAATGGCGTTTTCGTACTGCTTTTCGCCGTAGTAGGCTTCGCCTATCCAGTAGCTGGCGTTGACCGCCAAGGAATGCTTGGGATTGGCGGACAGGAACTGCTGCAGGGCCTTGCGGCCTTCCTCGTAGCGGCCTTGCTTTTGAATCAGGTCGACGCCCCGCCGGTAGATATCCTCCGGTGTTTCGACGTTCTGCCTGGCCGCCTGCTGCGGTGTCCGGACCGAAGCCGATCCCTTCAGCTGATCCTCGAGGGCGGTGATCTTGAGGCCGAGATCGTCGCGAACCAGCGCCATCTCTTCCCGCAGTTCGGCACCGGACCGGGACAGATCTTCGAGTCGGCCGTTCAGGGTCTGATTTTCAAGGCGAAGGGCGTCGAGACCGGCCTGAAGCTCTGCCTGGCGTTGGGTCAGGTTTTCCAGCCTGTCGCGGGTTTCACCGGTACGATTGTTCTCCTGGGCGGCAAGGCTGCGTTCGGCCGCTGCGAGGCGGCGTTTCATCTCTTCCAGGTCTCTCTCAACGCTCAGTTGGCGTTGGGTGGCGATGCATCCGGACAGAGTCCCCAGCAAAACAAGGCTTGACAGCACTGTCATCAGGAGTTTCACGGTTTCATTCCTTTCGAGCTGCGCGGAGGCTCCGGGGAGCCTCCGCCAGATCAGAGTTTACATCTCGGCCTTGAATTCAGCCCGCCGGTTCTTGGCGTAGGCTTCCTCGGTGGCAGAGGGATCGAGAGGCATTTCCTCGCCATAGCTGATGACCGCGAGGCGCTCCGGGGCAACCCCGAGGGATACCAGGTAATTCTTGGCGGCCTCGGCGCGGCGCTGTCCGAGAGCCAGGTTGTATTCGTCTGAACCCCGCTCGTCGCAGTAACCTTCAACCCGCACTTTGGTGCCGGGGTTGGCTTTGAGGTAGGAGGCATTGTTGACCAGAGTCTCCTGGGCGGCAGAAGTGAGATTGTACTGGTCGAAGTCGAAGTGAATGCGCTCCAGCCCGGTGACTGC contains:
- the ltrA gene encoding group II intron reverse transcriptase/maturase, with the translated sequence MAKKYYSLYDRMVHEKGLLQAYAKVKSNKGKPGIDGQSVEDFAAHLPEEIALLVRELRQKSYRPLPVKRVEIPKAGGGKRLLGIPAVRDRVVQQALLNILQPLFDPEFHPSSYGYRPGRSPHQAIAKASLFIRRYEFKWVADMDLSRCFDTLDHDLILRSFRRKIADGSILGLLRMFLQSGVMTTEGWQASEEGSPQGGVISPFIANVYLDAFDQFMKSRGYRIVRYADDILILTRSKSAAHHALKVAREYLERELRLTVNEQKSRIVSSFEGVSYLGVTIHTKYTRIKREKVREFKDKVKKITQRNSPVNLAKVIADLNPVIRGFANYFRVANCRKEFGALMQWIRRRLRAKQLRQWKKPQRLHRRLRQLGYQGEFKAIKMNSWCNAASNLANYAIPNSYLRELGLFEMASVQTGYLPQDY
- the ybgF gene encoding tol-pal system protein YbgF, with protein sequence MKLLMTVLSSLVLLGTLSGCIATQRQLSVERDLEEMKRRLAAAERSLAAQENNRTGETRDRLENLTQRQAELQAGLDALRLENQTLNGRLEDLSRSGAELREEMALVRDDLGLKITALEDQLKGSASVRTPQQAARQNVETPEDIYRRGVDLIQKQGRYEEGRKALQQFLSANPKHSLAVNASYWIGEAYYGEKQYENAILQFQDVIQKYGDHPKVASALLKQGLTFQTLGDKQSAKAILQKLVSSFPMSEEAKTAQQRLKSL
- the pal gene encoding peptidoglycan-associated lipoprotein Pal; translation: MKANSKKLIFPTFLILVLVCLLSAGCAKKPAATDVDTTTATTDGMATEQMDQQPMGVGDSALGESGLGEADMGSMAGTAVTGLERIHFDFDQYNLTSAAQETLVNNASYLKANPGTKVRVEGYCDERGSDEYNLALGQRRAEAAKNYLVSLGVAPERLAVISYGEEMPLDPSATEEAYAKNRRAEFKAEM